The genomic interval GTATGTGGTTCACGCCTATTCCGGGTTTGAGGCTCAGGTTCAGCGCTCAATGCTTGAGCGTATTGAGCGTTACGGCATGGGTGATCTGTTTGGTCAGATTCTCGTTCCGACTGAAGAGGTTGTTGAAATGCGCGCCGGCCAGCAGCGCCGTAGTGAGCGTAAGTTCTTCCCCGGCTATGTGTTGGTGCATATGGAGATGACCGATGAGACATGGCATCTGGTAAAAGATGTACCAAAGGTGATGGGTTTTATCGGCGGTACCGGCGACCGCCCCGCTCCGATCACTGACAAGGAAGCAGATACCATCCTGCAGCGTGTGCAGGAGGGTGTAGAGAGGCCGCAACCGAAGGTGATGTTCGAGCCAGGCGAGGTTGTACGGGTAATCGATGGGCCGTTTAATGATTTCAACGGTGTGGTTGAAGATGTCGATTATGAGAAGAGCCGTATTAAAGTGTCGGTATTGATTTTTGGGCGTTCCACCCCTGTCGATCTAGAGTTCGGTCAAGTGGAGAAAGGGTGAGCCGCGACCGTTTGTCCAGTGGACAAACGCAGCGCGGCGAACGACCGGCCAGGGAAGGCCGGGCCGGAATGAACCCACAGGGAAGTTTGATTGTTCTGAGTTAGAAAATATTCTGACCCGGTTTTTATTTATAAGGGGAGTCAAGGTAACCAGTCCTTGGCGTTTGTACCCAAAGCGAGGTAATCATGGCAAAGAAAATCGAGGCTTACATCAAGCTTCAGGTTGCGGCCGGTCAGGCCAATCCCAGCCCTCCGGTAGGCCCTGCATTGGGTCAGCACGGTGTGAATATTATGGAATTCTGCAAGGCGTTCAACGCCAAGACACAGGGTGTCGAGCAGGGTCTTCCTATTCCTGTCGTCATCACCGTTTACGGTGACCGTAGTTTTACATTTATCACCAAAACCCCTCCGGCGGCAGTTCTGCTAAAGAAAGCGGCTGGTGTACCCAAAGGTTCAGGTACGCCTAATACCACTAAGGTGGGTAAGGTCAATCGTGAGCAGTTGGAAGAGATTGCTACCGTGAAGATGCCGGACCTGACCGCCGCGGATATGGATGCAGCTGTTCGCTCCATTGCCGGTACTGCCCGTTCCATGGGTCTTGACGTGGAGGGAGTGTAAGTCATGGCTAAGTTGAGCAAGCGCGCACGCGCAATTAGTGAGAAGGTCGATGCTACTAAGCAGTACCCTATTGAGGAGGCTGTGTCGCTTCTGAAAGAGGTCTCGTCGGTCAAGTTCAGTGAGTCGGTTGATGTTGCTGTCAATCTCGGCGTTGATCCGCGCAAATCAGATCAGGTAGTACGCGGTTCTACCGTGCTGCCTAACGGCACCGGTAAGACTGTTCGTGTTGCAGTATTTACCCAGGGCGCTAATGTTGAGGCCGCTAAGGAAGCCGGTGCTGATATTGTTGGGTTTGATGATCTCGCTGCTGAAGTAAAAGCGGGCAAGATGGATTTCGACGTTGTTATCGCCACACCTGACGCAATGCGTGTTGTCGGTCAGTTGGGCCAGATTCTTGGCCCACGTGGCCTGATGCCCAATCCCAAGGTCGGCACAGTTACACCCAACGTCGCTCAAGCGGTACAGAACGCAAAAGCAGGTCAGGTGCGCTATCGTACAGACAAGGCCGGTATCCTCCACTGCCCAATAGGTAAAGTGGATTTTGAGCCTGCCGCGCTGAAGCAGAACCTTGAGTCCTTGCTGGTTGATCTGAAGAAGATGAAGCCGAGCGCCGCAAAGGGCGTCTACCTGAAGAAGGTTAGCGTCTCTTCTACCATGGGTCCTGGGCTGGTGGTAGATCAGGCATCGCTTGAAGTTTAAATCTTAGTTCACCTATTTTAGGTGTGTTGAGACAGAGATTATGAGGATGTCGCCGGTGGCGGTGTTCTTATTAAAAAGAACTTTGGGGCTCCGGCATTCGTGCCGGGTGCTGTCAAAGACCGTAGGTGCATTCTCTGTTGCAGAGTCTGCTTAATTGATTGCCTACGCAGACGGAGCTCCGGACTCGGGTAGTGACCTGATGACGGTGCACGTTAAAAGTATCGGAGTTTTATTTAAAGATTCCGGTTTTGTTAACAGAAGCGGCAATAGCCGTTTCCGTAATCAGGAGGTGACGAGTGCCACTCAATTTTGAGCAGAAACAAGCTGTCGTCGCCGAAATCGCTGAAGTGGCCGGTAGTGCCTATTCCGCGGTTGCCGCCGAGTATCGTGGTATGACGGTGGGTGAGATGACGGAGTTACGTGCGAAAGCGCGTGAAGCCGGCGTTGTTATCCGCGTAGTCAAGAATTCACTCGCTCGACGTGCAATCGAAGATACAGATTTTGCCTGTATGCAGGAAGATATGACGGGTCCCCTCGTCCTCGCTTTCTCTCAGGAAGATCCAGGCTCTGCCGCCCGTGTGATCAAAGATTTTGCCAAAGAGCATGACAAGCTAGTCGTAAGAATGGCATCTGTGGGAGGTAAGCTGCTGGCAGCTTCCGACCTCGATACCTTGGCGAAGATGCCGACTTACGATCAGGCTATCAGCATGCTTATGGCGGTCATGAAAGCACCGGTCGAAAAGCTTACACGTACCATTAATGAGGTACCTGGCAAGCTTGTTCGCACCGTTGCTGCG from Candidatus Sedimenticola sp. (ex Thyasira tokunagai) carries:
- the rplJ gene encoding 50S ribosomal protein L10; this encodes MPLNFEQKQAVVAEIAEVAGSAYSAVAAEYRGMTVGEMTELRAKAREAGVVIRVVKNSLARRAIEDTDFACMQEDMTGPLVLAFSQEDPGSAARVIKDFAKEHDKLVVRMASVGGKLLAASDLDTLAKMPTYDQAISMLMAVMKAPVEKLTRTINEVPGKLVRTVAAIKDAKEAA
- the rplA gene encoding 50S ribosomal protein L1 — encoded protein: MAKLSKRARAISEKVDATKQYPIEEAVSLLKEVSSVKFSESVDVAVNLGVDPRKSDQVVRGSTVLPNGTGKTVRVAVFTQGANVEAAKEAGADIVGFDDLAAEVKAGKMDFDVVIATPDAMRVVGQLGQILGPRGLMPNPKVGTVTPNVAQAVQNAKAGQVRYRTDKAGILHCPIGKVDFEPAALKQNLESLLVDLKKMKPSAAKGVYLKKVSVSSTMGPGLVVDQASLEV
- the rplK gene encoding 50S ribosomal protein L11, with the translated sequence MAKKIEAYIKLQVAAGQANPSPPVGPALGQHGVNIMEFCKAFNAKTQGVEQGLPIPVVITVYGDRSFTFITKTPPAAVLLKKAAGVPKGSGTPNTTKVGKVNREQLEEIATVKMPDLTAADMDAAVRSIAGTARSMGLDVEGV
- the nusG gene encoding transcription termination/antitermination protein NusG gives rise to the protein MAMRWYVVHAYSGFEAQVQRSMLERIERYGMGDLFGQILVPTEEVVEMRAGQQRRSERKFFPGYVLVHMEMTDETWHLVKDVPKVMGFIGGTGDRPAPITDKEADTILQRVQEGVERPQPKVMFEPGEVVRVIDGPFNDFNGVVEDVDYEKSRIKVSVLIFGRSTPVDLEFGQVEKG